TCGCTGGGATTCTCGGTGAGTTCGCCGCCCTCATTGAGCTCGACGATTCGGAAGTGATTCGGCGGGGCCGGCGGAATGCCCGCGAGAACGACGTCGACGAACCTTTCCGAATCCAGCCGCGTCAGGGCCACCGTTTTTCGGATCGTGCCGGCGGTCGCGGCCAGCAGCCGGCCATCGAAAGGAACGGGCCGTGATGCGTGGCCGGGCAGCACCAACGCTGCCGGGGGCAGCTCGAGGATGCGACCGATCGACTGATGAAGTTGACGCGCGCGGGCCGCCGGCTCGTCGCGGCCGCCACCCTCGAGATCAGGCCGCCCCACGCCGGCCAAGAGCAGGGTGTCGCCCGTGAAGGCGGCGGCCTTCCCCAGAAGGTAGGTGGTGCTCTCCGCGGTGTGACCAGGCGTGCGCAGGGCGACCAATCGCGCTGCACCGAAGCCGATCCGGTCGCCGTCAGCCACAGGTCGGAAGGCATAGCGGGCGCGGTTCTGGGCGGGCAGCCACAGCTCCGCGCCGGCCTGCTGTGCGAGCGCTCTCGACCGCGAGAGATGATCGGCGTGGATGTGTGTATCGGTCACCGCCACCAGCCGCCAGCCATGCTCACCAAGCAACCGGACATAAACATTCACATCGACCGAGGCGTCGATGACGACCGCGTCGGATTCCGATGCGACGATGTAGGAGAGG
The DNA window shown above is from bacterium and carries:
- a CDS encoding MBL fold metallo-hydrolase, which gives rise to MTADSISPEELQELLAAAHAVTVIDIRSPADREWSIPGSLRVDAYDAVQTGSLGPLAGLDFPRGPVVTVCGMGGTAATATALLRARGVQALTLEGGMRAWSLAWNTAQTTVSGCEVIQVRRTGKGCLSYIVASESDAVVIDASVDVNVYVRLLGEHGWRLVAVTDTHIHADHLSRSRALAQQAGAELWLPAQNRARYAFRPVADGDRIGFGAARLVALRTPGHTAESTTYLLGKAAAFTGDTLLLAGVGRPDLEGGGRDEPAARARQLHQSIGRILELPPAALVLPGHASRPVPFDGRLLAATAGTIRKTVALTRLDSERFVDVVLAGIPPAPPNHFRIVELNEGGELTENPSELEAGANRCAVA